A single Crateriforma conspicua DNA region contains:
- a CDS encoding alpha/beta fold hydrolase: MNETICSFGNNDDLVGVITRPHEASHWAPSDLSESIATQDGFESETILGTKSLGQQTRRRPDNPSRPPMALILNAGVVHRSGPFRLHVDLARALATAGYECMRIDLSGLGDSAVRLDSKPGENRALLDAKDAMTRMADVSGCDRFVVIGLCSGAYNGHKVASQEDRVVGAVFLDGLAFPTRKHLRRRRWQKALRFRFWRNAIKRRLIPHAMQRVSADVPGAEEFFEASESAAVVSQQIQQMLDRHASLLYIYTEGYGELSDVDQFDEMFGLVPDQRSLQVEYYRNFEHTYRLWNHREIVVDRIVRWYADRFPIARR, from the coding sequence ATGAATGAAACCATTTGCAGCTTCGGAAACAACGATGACCTAGTGGGTGTGATCACACGACCGCACGAAGCATCGCATTGGGCTCCGAGCGACTTGTCGGAATCGATCGCGACGCAAGACGGATTCGAAAGCGAAACCATCTTGGGAACCAAGTCCCTTGGGCAACAAACGCGCCGGCGGCCGGACAACCCGTCGCGACCACCGATGGCGTTGATTCTGAACGCCGGTGTGGTGCATCGCAGTGGTCCCTTTCGTCTGCACGTCGATCTAGCTCGTGCGTTGGCGACCGCAGGCTATGAGTGCATGCGGATCGATCTGTCAGGTCTGGGCGATAGCGCCGTTCGGCTGGATTCGAAACCGGGCGAAAACAGGGCCTTGTTGGATGCGAAGGATGCAATGACGCGCATGGCAGACGTCTCGGGGTGCGATCGCTTTGTGGTGATCGGACTGTGCAGCGGCGCGTACAACGGACACAAGGTCGCAAGCCAGGAAGACCGTGTCGTCGGAGCCGTCTTTTTGGATGGTTTGGCTTTTCCGACGCGGAAGCATCTGCGACGCCGACGTTGGCAAAAGGCGTTGCGTTTCCGGTTTTGGAGAAATGCGATCAAACGTCGCTTGATTCCCCACGCGATGCAACGAGTTTCCGCAGACGTGCCCGGTGCCGAAGAATTTTTCGAAGCCAGCGAGTCAGCCGCCGTCGTTTCACAGCAGATCCAGCAGATGTTGGATCGCCACGCGAGCCTGTTGTACATCTACACCGAAGGCTACGGGGAACTGTCCGACGTCGATCAGTTCGATGAAATGTTTGGCTTGGTTCCCGACCAGAGGTCTTTGCAAGTCGAATACTATCGCAACTTTGAGCACACGTATCGACTGTGGAACCACCGCGAAATTGTCGTTGACCGTATTGTCCGTTGGTATGCGGATCGCTTCCCGATCGCACGCCGGTAA